A genomic window from Oryctolagus cuniculus chromosome 12, mOryCun1.1, whole genome shotgun sequence includes:
- the NFKBIA gene encoding NF-kappa-B inhibitor alpha, producing the protein MFQPAEHAQDWAMEGPRDALKKERLLDDRHDSGLDSMKDEEYEQMVKELREIRLEPQEAPRAAEPWRQQLTEDGDSFLHLAIIHEEKALTMEVIRQVKGDLAFLNFQNNLQQTPLHLAVITSQPEIAEALLEAGCDPELRDFRGNTPLHLACEQGCLASVGVLKQTCTAQHLHSILQAINYNGHTCLHLASIHGYLGIVELLVSWGADVNAQEPCNGRTALHLAVDLQNPDLVSLLLKCGADVNRVTYQGYSPYQLTWGRPSTRIQQQLGQLTLENLQRLPESEDEESCDTESDGTEDELPYDDCVFGGQRLTL; encoded by the exons ATGTTTCAGCCGGCCGAGCACGCTCAGGACTGGGCCATGGAGGGGCCCCGGGACGCGCTGAAGAAGGAGCGCCTGCTGGACGACCGCCACGACAGCGGCCTGGACTCCATGAAGGACGAGGAGTACGAGCAGATGGTGAAGGAGCTGCGCGAGATCCGCCTGGAGCCGCAGGAGGCGCCGCGCGCCGCCgagccctggaggcagcagctcacGGAGGACGGAGACTC GTTCCTCCACTTGGCCATCATCCATGAAGAGAAGGCATTGACCATGGAAGTGATTCGCCAGGTGAAGGGAGACCTGGCCTTCCTCAACTTCCAGAACAACCTGCAGCAG ACGCCGCTCCACTTGGCTGTCATCACTAGCCAGCCAGAAATTGCTGAGGCACTGCTGGAAGCTGGCTGTGATCCTGAGCTGCGGGACTTTCGAGGAAACACTCCGCTGCACCTTGCCTGCGAGCAGGGCTGCCTGGCCAGCGTGGGCGTCCTCAAGCAGACCTGCACGGCCCAGCACCTGCACTCCATTCTGCAGGCCATCAACTACAACG GCCACACGTGTCTGCACCTGGCTTCCATCCACGGCTACCTGGGCATTGTGGAGCTGTTGGTGTCCTGGGGTGCTGATGTCAACGCCCAG GAACCCTGCAATGGGCGCACGGCCCTCCACCTCGCCGTGGACCTGCAGAATCCGGACCTGGTGTCGCTCTTGTTGAAGTGCGGGGCCGATGTCAACCGGGTCACCTACCAGGGCTACTCCCCGTACCAACTCACATGGGGCCGCCCCAGCACCCGGAtccagcagcagctgggccagctGACCTTGGAGAACCTCCAGAGGTTGCCCGAGAGTGAGGACGAGGAGAGCTGTGACACGGAGTCGGACGGCACGGAGGACGAG cTGCCCTATGATGACTGCGTGTTCGGAGGCCAGCGCCTGACCTTGTGA